A section of the Hevea brasiliensis isolate MT/VB/25A 57/8 chromosome 17, ASM3005281v1, whole genome shotgun sequence genome encodes:
- the LOC110637495 gene encoding spermine synthase isoform X2, translating to MPNAIRQLFLGKGSKRVYFNNPMWPGEAHSLEAKNILYKGKSEYQEILVFESSTYGKVLVLDGIVQLTEKDECAYQEMIAHLPLCSIPSPKSVLVVGGGDGGVLREISRHSSVELIDICEIDKMVIDVCKEYFPELSVGFEDPRVRLHVGDAVEFLRLAPEGKYDAIIVDSSDPVGPAQELVEKPFFQTIAKALRPGGVLCNMAESMWLHTHLIQDMISICRETFKGSVHYAWASVPTYPSGVIGFLICSTEGPPVDFLNPVNPIEKLEGAVKYKRELRFYNSEIHKAAFALPTFLKREVRLLRDSPIPTGRIHVL from the exons ATGCCAAATGCCATTCGACAGTTGTTTCTGG GTAAAGGTAGCAAAAGGGTTTACTTCAACAACCCGATGTGGCCTG GAGAAGCACATTCATTGGAGGCAAAGAACATTTTGTACAAGGGAAAGTCAGAATACCAAGAGATCTTGGTTTTTGAG TCATCTACATATGGAAAAGTGCTCGTTCTTGATGGCATTGTTCAGTTAACTGAGAAAGATGAGTGTGCCTACCAGGAGATGATAGCTCATCTTCCGCTTTGTTCAATTCCATCGCCCAAATCT GTTCTCGTTgttggtggtggtgatggtgggGTTCTTAGAGAAATTTCTCGCCATAGTTCTGTGGAGCTCATTGATATTTGTGAGATAGATAAGATGGTTATAGAC GTGTGCAAGGAATATTTTCCAGAATTATCTGTTGGATTTGAGGACCCTCGTGTCCGACTTCATGTAGGTGATG CTGTGGAATTTCTTCGTCTTGCTCCTGAAGGGAAGTACGATGCAATTATTGTTGATTCATCAGACCCTGTAG GTCCAGCTCAAGAGCTTGTGGAGAAGCCCTTTTTTCAGACAATAGCTAAAGCATTAAGGCCTGGTGGAGTCCTTTGTAATATGGCAGAAAGTATGTGGCTTCATACACATCTTATTCAGGATATGATCTCTATTTGCCGCGAAACATTCAAGGGTTCTGTCCACTATGCGTGGGCAAGTGTTCCAACATATCCAAG TGGTGTGATTGGATTTCTCATATGCTCAACAGAGGGGCCACCTGTTGATTTCTTGAATCCTGTCAATCCTATTGAGAAGTTAGAAGGAGCAGTCAAATATAAAAGAGAACTTAGGTTCTACAACTCAGAG ATTCACAAAGCTGCTTTTGCATTGCCAACTTTTTTGAAGAGGGAGGTGAGATTGCTTCGTGATTCTCCAATCCCGACAGGAAGAATTCACGTTTTGTAG
- the LOC110637495 gene encoding spermine synthase isoform X1 — translation MEDGAGRGLECQKIMDMKVNNGNGSKKAIPSCCLKARASAPELDAKCHSTVVSGWFSESYSCSGKGSKRVYFNNPMWPGEAHSLEAKNILYKGKSEYQEILVFESSTYGKVLVLDGIVQLTEKDECAYQEMIAHLPLCSIPSPKSVLVVGGGDGGVLREISRHSSVELIDICEIDKMVIDVCKEYFPELSVGFEDPRVRLHVGDAVEFLRLAPEGKYDAIIVDSSDPVGPAQELVEKPFFQTIAKALRPGGVLCNMAESMWLHTHLIQDMISICRETFKGSVHYAWASVPTYPSGVIGFLICSTEGPPVDFLNPVNPIEKLEGAVKYKRELRFYNSEIHKAAFALPTFLKREVRLLRDSPIPTGRIHVL, via the exons ATGGAGGACGGCGCAGGAAGAGGTTTGGAATGCCAGAAGATTATGGATATGAAGGTGAATAATGGAAATGGCTCAAAGAAGGCTATTCCTTCTTGTTGCTTGAAGGCTAGAGCCTCTGCACCTGAGCTTGATGCCAAATGCCATTCGACAGTTGTTTCTGGGTGGTTCTCAGAATCTTATTCCTGCTCTG GTAAAGGTAGCAAAAGGGTTTACTTCAACAACCCGATGTGGCCTG GAGAAGCACATTCATTGGAGGCAAAGAACATTTTGTACAAGGGAAAGTCAGAATACCAAGAGATCTTGGTTTTTGAG TCATCTACATATGGAAAAGTGCTCGTTCTTGATGGCATTGTTCAGTTAACTGAGAAAGATGAGTGTGCCTACCAGGAGATGATAGCTCATCTTCCGCTTTGTTCAATTCCATCGCCCAAATCT GTTCTCGTTgttggtggtggtgatggtgggGTTCTTAGAGAAATTTCTCGCCATAGTTCTGTGGAGCTCATTGATATTTGTGAGATAGATAAGATGGTTATAGAC GTGTGCAAGGAATATTTTCCAGAATTATCTGTTGGATTTGAGGACCCTCGTGTCCGACTTCATGTAGGTGATG CTGTGGAATTTCTTCGTCTTGCTCCTGAAGGGAAGTACGATGCAATTATTGTTGATTCATCAGACCCTGTAG GTCCAGCTCAAGAGCTTGTGGAGAAGCCCTTTTTTCAGACAATAGCTAAAGCATTAAGGCCTGGTGGAGTCCTTTGTAATATGGCAGAAAGTATGTGGCTTCATACACATCTTATTCAGGATATGATCTCTATTTGCCGCGAAACATTCAAGGGTTCTGTCCACTATGCGTGGGCAAGTGTTCCAACATATCCAAG TGGTGTGATTGGATTTCTCATATGCTCAACAGAGGGGCCACCTGTTGATTTCTTGAATCCTGTCAATCCTATTGAGAAGTTAGAAGGAGCAGTCAAATATAAAAGAGAACTTAGGTTCTACAACTCAGAG ATTCACAAAGCTGCTTTTGCATTGCCAACTTTTTTGAAGAGGGAGGTGAGATTGCTTCGTGATTCTCCAATCCCGACAGGAAGAATTCACGTTTTGTAG
- the LOC110637526 gene encoding plastidial pyruvate kinase 4, chloroplastic isoform X2: protein MMLNSLSVPAVTNQGAKLHHVIQAVDFLGFALSNLKVKPTNLPCRLQRRHPSCIIRLLAVHRRNSTIRTLTFAIPNESDQLESGSFYGCADDQMHLPLEDNENSNHSDAEVVSSLSYSEADLAHTVELLGKQGSLLDKIKAIQLHVLASEQWNASQLQLCHRNYLVSATNLIHYLALRCLDVEQLKDDLSLIGLVNLETANSHVLASLTASIQILENLKSTSLNPEEHIIGGLFSQKGFDQQKYSAFTIPTIRKKASFNRELLLGPPQDSRTTHIMVTIGEEAIESETFITDLIKAGMSIIRINCAHGNPSIWSEIITRVRKSSQMLEKPCRILMDLAGPKLRTGKLKPGPAVMKFSPKKTAAGNVILPAQVWLTHREAGPPPPHLSLDAVIFVDDQEFLTKLEVDDTLRFCDARGKKRRLKISRKFHVFSGTGYVAECSRTAYVQSGTRLYMKGKKVRFPVGQVVDVPATERSIRLRVGDLLIISRGSSSGEDELSASTSGAHRVTCSSGYLFDSVKPGEPIAFDDGKIWGVIQGIGISEIIVSITHAGPKGTKLGSEKSINIPQSNIHFEGFTSKDVMDLEFVATHADMVGVSFVRDTRDIVVLRQELEKRKLPKLGIVLKIETKSGFEKLPLMLLEAMKSSNPLGVMIARGDLAVECGWERLADMQEEILSLCDAAHIPVIWATQVLESLVKSGMPTRAEITDAANGRR, encoded by the exons ATGATGCTCAACTCACTTTCAGTTCCTGCTGTCACAAATCAGGGCGCGAAACTACACCAT GTGATTCAAGCAGTTGATTTCTTAGGATTTGCATTGTCAAATCTGAAGGTCAAGCCTACAAACTTGCCATGCAGACTTCAAAGAAGGCATCCAAGTTGCATTATTCGATTATTAGCTGTTCACAGGAGGAATTCAACAATAAGAACTTTAACTTTTGCCATTCCAAATGAAAGCGATCAATTGGAAAGTGGCAGTTTTTATGGTTGTGCTGATGATCAAATGCATTTGCCTTTGGAAGACAATGAGAATTCCAATCATTCAGATGCAGAAGTTGTTTCTTCTCTTTCATACTCGGAAGCTGACCTTGCTCATACAGTTGAGCTTCTGGGAAAACAAGGAAGCCTTCTTGACAAAATAAAGGCTATCCAATTGCATGTCTTAGCATCAGAACAATGGAATGCTTCCCAACTCCAATTGTGTCACAG AAATTACTTGGTTAGTGCAACAAACTTGATACATTATCTGGCATTGAGATGCCTTGATGTTGAGCAGCTTAAAGATGATCTTTCTTTGATTGGTCTCGTGAATTTGGAGACTGCCAATTCTCATGTCCTTGCAAGTCTTACTGCAAGCATTCAAATATTGGAGAACTTGAAATCTACCTCCCTAAACCCTGAAGAACATATCATTGGAGGACTATTTTCTCAGAAAGGATTTGACCAACAGAAGTATTCAGCGTTTACAATACCGACAATAAGGAAGAAGGCATCTTTTAATAGAGAGTTATTGTTGGGCCCACCACAAGATAGTAGAACTACTCATATTATGGTAACAATTGGCGAGGAAGCTATTGAAAGTGAAACATTTATTACTGATCTAATCAAGGCAGGGATGTCCATTATTCGAATCAATTGTGCACATGGAAATCCTAGTATTTGGAGTGAAATTATCACCAGAGTAAGGAAAAGTTCTCAAATGCTAGAAAAACCTTGTCGGATTCTCATGGATTTAGCTGGACCAAAGCTCCGAACTGGAAAGCTGAAGCCTGGTCCAGCTGTAATGAAATTCTCTCCCAAAAAAACTGCAGCTGGAAATGTAATCTTGCCTGCTCAAGTTTGGCTGACTCACAGAGAAGCaggtcctcctcctcctcatttgTCTCTTGATGCAGTAATATTTGTAGATGATCAAGAATTTCTTACTAAGCTGGAGGTGGATGACACTTTAAGATTTTGTGATGCTAGAGGGAAAAAAAGGAGACTCAAGATTTCTAGAAAATTTCATGTTTTTTCTGGTACTGGATATGTGGCTGAGTGTAGTAGGACTGCTTATGTTCAGTCAGGAACCCGATTGTATATGAAGGGAAAGAAAGTCAGGTTTCCTGTTGGACAAGTGGTAGATGTCCCAGCTACCGAACGATCTATCAGACTGAGAGTTGGAGATTTGTTAATCATATCACGAGGTAGTTCTTCCGGAGAAGATGAATTGTCCGCGTCCACCAGTGGTGCTCATAGGGTTACATGTTCCTCAGGGTACCTGTTTGATTCAGTGAAACCTGGTGAACCCATTGCCTTTGATGATGGAAAGATATGGGGGGTTATCCAAGGAATTGGTATATCCGAGATTATTGTCTCAATCACTCATGCTGGTCCCAAAGGCACGAAACTTGGGTCTGAGAAATCCATTAACATCCCACAGAGCAATATTCACTTTGAGGGATTTACTTCCAAGGATGTTATGGATCTTGAATTTGTTGCTACTCATGCTGACATGGTAGGTGTTTCTTTTGTCCGTGACACTCGTGATATTGTTGTGCTCCGCCAAGAATTAGAGAAGAGGAAACTTCCAAAACTAGGAATTGTTCTCAAGATAGAGACAAAGAGTGGGTTTGAGAAATTGCCTTTAATGCTGTTAGAGGCAATGAAGTCCTCAAATCCCTTGGGGGTCATGATTGCTAGAGGAGATCTCGCAGTGGAATGTGGGTGGGAAAGGTTGGCTGATATGCAGGAAGAAATTCTCTCTCTCTGTGACGCTGCACACATACCAGTCATATGGGCAACTCAGGTCTTGGAGTCGCTTGTGAAATCTGGTATGCCCACCAGAGCAGAGATCACTGATGCAGCCAATGGACGGAGGTAA
- the LOC110637526 gene encoding plastidial pyruvate kinase 4, chloroplastic isoform X1, protein MMLNSLSVPAVTNQGAKLHHVIQAVDFLGFALSNLKVKPTNLPCRLQRRHPSCIIRLLAVHRRNSTIRTLTFAIPNESDQLESGSFYGCADDQMHLPLEDNENSNHSDAEVVSSLSYSEADLAHTVELLGKQGSLLDKIKAIQLHVLASEQWNASQLQLCHRNYLVSATNLIHYLALRCLDVEQLKDDLSLIGLVNLETANSHVLASLTASIQILENLKSTSLNPEEHIIGGLFSQKGFDQQKYSAFTIPTIRKKASFNRELLLGPPQDSRTTHIMVTIGEEAIESETFITDLIKAGMSIIRINCAHGNPSIWSEIITRVRKSSQMLEKPCRILMDLAGPKLRTGKLKPGPAVMKFSPKKTAAGNVILPAQVWLTHREAGPPPPHLSLDAVIFVDDQEFLTKLEVDDTLRFCDARGKKRRLKISRKFHVFSGTGYVAECSRTAYVQSGTRLYMKGKKVRFPVGQVVDVPATERSIRLRVGDLLIISRGSSSGEDELSASTSGAHRVTCSSGYLFDSVKPGEPIAFDDGKIWGVIQGIGISEIIVSITHAGPKGTKLGSEKSINIPQSNIHFEGFTSKDVMDLEFVATHADMVGVSFVRDTRDIVVLRQELEKRKLPKLGIVLKIETKSGFEKLPLMLLEAMKSSNPLGVMIARGDLAVECGWERLADMQEEILSLCDAAHIPVIWATQVLESLVKSGMPTRAEITDAANGRRVSCVMLNKGKHVAEAVSTLDKILRSNSTKTRADLKPILLCSHLL, encoded by the exons ATGATGCTCAACTCACTTTCAGTTCCTGCTGTCACAAATCAGGGCGCGAAACTACACCAT GTGATTCAAGCAGTTGATTTCTTAGGATTTGCATTGTCAAATCTGAAGGTCAAGCCTACAAACTTGCCATGCAGACTTCAAAGAAGGCATCCAAGTTGCATTATTCGATTATTAGCTGTTCACAGGAGGAATTCAACAATAAGAACTTTAACTTTTGCCATTCCAAATGAAAGCGATCAATTGGAAAGTGGCAGTTTTTATGGTTGTGCTGATGATCAAATGCATTTGCCTTTGGAAGACAATGAGAATTCCAATCATTCAGATGCAGAAGTTGTTTCTTCTCTTTCATACTCGGAAGCTGACCTTGCTCATACAGTTGAGCTTCTGGGAAAACAAGGAAGCCTTCTTGACAAAATAAAGGCTATCCAATTGCATGTCTTAGCATCAGAACAATGGAATGCTTCCCAACTCCAATTGTGTCACAG AAATTACTTGGTTAGTGCAACAAACTTGATACATTATCTGGCATTGAGATGCCTTGATGTTGAGCAGCTTAAAGATGATCTTTCTTTGATTGGTCTCGTGAATTTGGAGACTGCCAATTCTCATGTCCTTGCAAGTCTTACTGCAAGCATTCAAATATTGGAGAACTTGAAATCTACCTCCCTAAACCCTGAAGAACATATCATTGGAGGACTATTTTCTCAGAAAGGATTTGACCAACAGAAGTATTCAGCGTTTACAATACCGACAATAAGGAAGAAGGCATCTTTTAATAGAGAGTTATTGTTGGGCCCACCACAAGATAGTAGAACTACTCATATTATGGTAACAATTGGCGAGGAAGCTATTGAAAGTGAAACATTTATTACTGATCTAATCAAGGCAGGGATGTCCATTATTCGAATCAATTGTGCACATGGAAATCCTAGTATTTGGAGTGAAATTATCACCAGAGTAAGGAAAAGTTCTCAAATGCTAGAAAAACCTTGTCGGATTCTCATGGATTTAGCTGGACCAAAGCTCCGAACTGGAAAGCTGAAGCCTGGTCCAGCTGTAATGAAATTCTCTCCCAAAAAAACTGCAGCTGGAAATGTAATCTTGCCTGCTCAAGTTTGGCTGACTCACAGAGAAGCaggtcctcctcctcctcatttgTCTCTTGATGCAGTAATATTTGTAGATGATCAAGAATTTCTTACTAAGCTGGAGGTGGATGACACTTTAAGATTTTGTGATGCTAGAGGGAAAAAAAGGAGACTCAAGATTTCTAGAAAATTTCATGTTTTTTCTGGTACTGGATATGTGGCTGAGTGTAGTAGGACTGCTTATGTTCAGTCAGGAACCCGATTGTATATGAAGGGAAAGAAAGTCAGGTTTCCTGTTGGACAAGTGGTAGATGTCCCAGCTACCGAACGATCTATCAGACTGAGAGTTGGAGATTTGTTAATCATATCACGAGGTAGTTCTTCCGGAGAAGATGAATTGTCCGCGTCCACCAGTGGTGCTCATAGGGTTACATGTTCCTCAGGGTACCTGTTTGATTCAGTGAAACCTGGTGAACCCATTGCCTTTGATGATGGAAAGATATGGGGGGTTATCCAAGGAATTGGTATATCCGAGATTATTGTCTCAATCACTCATGCTGGTCCCAAAGGCACGAAACTTGGGTCTGAGAAATCCATTAACATCCCACAGAGCAATATTCACTTTGAGGGATTTACTTCCAAGGATGTTATGGATCTTGAATTTGTTGCTACTCATGCTGACATGGTAGGTGTTTCTTTTGTCCGTGACACTCGTGATATTGTTGTGCTCCGCCAAGAATTAGAGAAGAGGAAACTTCCAAAACTAGGAATTGTTCTCAAGATAGAGACAAAGAGTGGGTTTGAGAAATTGCCTTTAATGCTGTTAGAGGCAATGAAGTCCTCAAATCCCTTGGGGGTCATGATTGCTAGAGGAGATCTCGCAGTGGAATGTGGGTGGGAAAGGTTGGCTGATATGCAGGAAGAAATTCTCTCTCTCTGTGACGCTGCACACATACCAGTCATATGGGCAACTCAGGTCTTGGAGTCGCTTGTGAAATCTGGTATGCCCACCAGAGCAGAGATCACTGATGCAGCCAATGGACGGAG GGTAAGCTGTGTCATGCTGAACAAAGGGAAACACGTTGCGGAAGCTGTTTCAACTTTGGACAAGATCCTCCGTTCGAATTCCACCAAGACGAGAGCAGACTTAAAGCCCATTCTCCTCTGTAGCCACCTCTTGTAA
- the LOC110637526 gene encoding plastidial pyruvate kinase 4, chloroplastic isoform X3: protein MHLPLEDNENSNHSDAEVVSSLSYSEADLAHTVELLGKQGSLLDKIKAIQLHVLASEQWNASQLQLCHRNYLVSATNLIHYLALRCLDVEQLKDDLSLIGLVNLETANSHVLASLTASIQILENLKSTSLNPEEHIIGGLFSQKGFDQQKYSAFTIPTIRKKASFNRELLLGPPQDSRTTHIMVTIGEEAIESETFITDLIKAGMSIIRINCAHGNPSIWSEIITRVRKSSQMLEKPCRILMDLAGPKLRTGKLKPGPAVMKFSPKKTAAGNVILPAQVWLTHREAGPPPPHLSLDAVIFVDDQEFLTKLEVDDTLRFCDARGKKRRLKISRKFHVFSGTGYVAECSRTAYVQSGTRLYMKGKKVRFPVGQVVDVPATERSIRLRVGDLLIISRGSSSGEDELSASTSGAHRVTCSSGYLFDSVKPGEPIAFDDGKIWGVIQGIGISEIIVSITHAGPKGTKLGSEKSINIPQSNIHFEGFTSKDVMDLEFVATHADMVGVSFVRDTRDIVVLRQELEKRKLPKLGIVLKIETKSGFEKLPLMLLEAMKSSNPLGVMIARGDLAVECGWERLADMQEEILSLCDAAHIPVIWATQVLESLVKSGMPTRAEITDAANGRRVSCVMLNKGKHVAEAVSTLDKILRSNSTKTRADLKPILLCSHLL from the exons ATGCATTTGCCTTTGGAAGACAATGAGAATTCCAATCATTCAGATGCAGAAGTTGTTTCTTCTCTTTCATACTCGGAAGCTGACCTTGCTCATACAGTTGAGCTTCTGGGAAAACAAGGAAGCCTTCTTGACAAAATAAAGGCTATCCAATTGCATGTCTTAGCATCAGAACAATGGAATGCTTCCCAACTCCAATTGTGTCACAG AAATTACTTGGTTAGTGCAACAAACTTGATACATTATCTGGCATTGAGATGCCTTGATGTTGAGCAGCTTAAAGATGATCTTTCTTTGATTGGTCTCGTGAATTTGGAGACTGCCAATTCTCATGTCCTTGCAAGTCTTACTGCAAGCATTCAAATATTGGAGAACTTGAAATCTACCTCCCTAAACCCTGAAGAACATATCATTGGAGGACTATTTTCTCAGAAAGGATTTGACCAACAGAAGTATTCAGCGTTTACAATACCGACAATAAGGAAGAAGGCATCTTTTAATAGAGAGTTATTGTTGGGCCCACCACAAGATAGTAGAACTACTCATATTATGGTAACAATTGGCGAGGAAGCTATTGAAAGTGAAACATTTATTACTGATCTAATCAAGGCAGGGATGTCCATTATTCGAATCAATTGTGCACATGGAAATCCTAGTATTTGGAGTGAAATTATCACCAGAGTAAGGAAAAGTTCTCAAATGCTAGAAAAACCTTGTCGGATTCTCATGGATTTAGCTGGACCAAAGCTCCGAACTGGAAAGCTGAAGCCTGGTCCAGCTGTAATGAAATTCTCTCCCAAAAAAACTGCAGCTGGAAATGTAATCTTGCCTGCTCAAGTTTGGCTGACTCACAGAGAAGCaggtcctcctcctcctcatttgTCTCTTGATGCAGTAATATTTGTAGATGATCAAGAATTTCTTACTAAGCTGGAGGTGGATGACACTTTAAGATTTTGTGATGCTAGAGGGAAAAAAAGGAGACTCAAGATTTCTAGAAAATTTCATGTTTTTTCTGGTACTGGATATGTGGCTGAGTGTAGTAGGACTGCTTATGTTCAGTCAGGAACCCGATTGTATATGAAGGGAAAGAAAGTCAGGTTTCCTGTTGGACAAGTGGTAGATGTCCCAGCTACCGAACGATCTATCAGACTGAGAGTTGGAGATTTGTTAATCATATCACGAGGTAGTTCTTCCGGAGAAGATGAATTGTCCGCGTCCACCAGTGGTGCTCATAGGGTTACATGTTCCTCAGGGTACCTGTTTGATTCAGTGAAACCTGGTGAACCCATTGCCTTTGATGATGGAAAGATATGGGGGGTTATCCAAGGAATTGGTATATCCGAGATTATTGTCTCAATCACTCATGCTGGTCCCAAAGGCACGAAACTTGGGTCTGAGAAATCCATTAACATCCCACAGAGCAATATTCACTTTGAGGGATTTACTTCCAAGGATGTTATGGATCTTGAATTTGTTGCTACTCATGCTGACATGGTAGGTGTTTCTTTTGTCCGTGACACTCGTGATATTGTTGTGCTCCGCCAAGAATTAGAGAAGAGGAAACTTCCAAAACTAGGAATTGTTCTCAAGATAGAGACAAAGAGTGGGTTTGAGAAATTGCCTTTAATGCTGTTAGAGGCAATGAAGTCCTCAAATCCCTTGGGGGTCATGATTGCTAGAGGAGATCTCGCAGTGGAATGTGGGTGGGAAAGGTTGGCTGATATGCAGGAAGAAATTCTCTCTCTCTGTGACGCTGCACACATACCAGTCATATGGGCAACTCAGGTCTTGGAGTCGCTTGTGAAATCTGGTATGCCCACCAGAGCAGAGATCACTGATGCAGCCAATGGACGGAG GGTAAGCTGTGTCATGCTGAACAAAGGGAAACACGTTGCGGAAGCTGTTTCAACTTTGGACAAGATCCTCCGTTCGAATTCCACCAAGACGAGAGCAGACTTAAAGCCCATTCTCCTCTGTAGCCACCTCTTGTAA